The region TATTAAGTGACCACTTAAAAAATGCTAAGTGTGCAAACTCTAGGAACATGGAGAAACAACTGACATCAGAAGATAAAACGGGAAGCACAGACTCCCCGTCCCAGTAATGATGGGTCAGATAACGAGGACCAAGCTTCCTTTTGAAAACACAAGAAGGGCTGACAAAGTTCCGAGATGCTCTTCTTAAGCATTAAAGATTATCAGGACAGCACGGAGCTCCCGGAATAGGAGCAGAAATGGGAACCTAGGGAGGCGTTTCCGTGGGTCTTTGCCAACCAGAGAAGAGGTTTAGCGGATGTGCAGGAGTTCTGGGTGTCGCACTGACAGCTTAGCGGGCAGAGGGCTTTATTAGTGAACTGGAATTTAGGTCAATAGAAAAGATCTAGATTGAATGTGGAGAATGAAAATGCAGAAAACAGCAAGAAAGACATAGGACATggtaaaaaaaaagttgtaattgTGGTATTtgaaagggaagagagagggaacaGCTTCTAGGAAAAGCTCATTCAGGAACCTCAGAGTGAAACCTTCAAGGCAAAGAGAACAGCTTCTGAACACCTGGAGGAAAAATGCCGAGTTACCTTCAGAGGCACAGCCACGAGGCTTCAGCAGCGATCCCTACAGAAGCCAGAGATGCCGGGCGTAGTGTCCGAAGTGCCGAAAAACTACCTGTCAACCGAGAATTTTACACTCGGTGAAAACACGCTTAGAAAGTGGGGCCAAATAAAGATGTTCAAGGACAGGAGGGAACAAAAATGGACAGAAGTCATCACCAGCAGACCCTACATCAGAAATAAGCAAGTGAAAGGAAGCTTGTGTGGCAGCCAGACAATGACCCCAGACTGAAAGAGACACGGAGGAGGGGGCAAGCAGGACACACGCAGGGCAGCGTGTGGCAGCACACAGAGCCGACGCGATGCTGTGCAAGGCTTACAGTGAGGACTGAGTGACAAGGACAGCGCCCAACGAGGGGGCAAGCGTGGCTGGAGGGGTCCCAGGTCTCTGccggcaaaggacctgaacagtcCGGGGTGGCTGCTGCAATCCTAAGTGTAAACACTGAAAAGAATAGGAAAAGCATGTAAAGATGAGAACCCGTAGAGGGAAAGTCGGGTAATACAAATATTCAACCAGCTCAGAAGGCGGCCGGCAAGGACGGGAGAGCTGAACAGAAGCAGTGCCAGGTCTGCAGGAACGTCCACAAACGCCAGAGCCTGGCGGCTGGGTTGTGTCCTCACCCCGCTCAGGAGAGACTGCGCGGAGGGAGGGCTCTGTCCCGGGAGGAAGGACGCATCACGCTCTGCTCATTTTATGTCATCCCCGAAATACCGACCCGTCTCTAATGTTCCTTGAGTGTCTCTGATTTGAGTTTTGGGGGACATGAGTGTTTAGAAGACTCTTCATGGGTTTACTCGGCTTTTCCAAATGAGTGTATGGTTTCCATACTGTTAAATTTGGCTTATAGGACTTGTGTTTCTACTCATGAGACCAGCAAACCTTAATTGTCAGTGTTTAGGTGCCTTCAAATACTACAAATTTAATTCAGCAAATTCCTTCAGTGCTTTAAGTTGCAATAGTTAAGTGTGATATCCTTCAAACTCCTACCTAGGCACTTCAATTGCCTAATGAACAAGATAGCCTTCGTGGTAATTAACTTTTGGAAATCTAATATTCTCACTTGGACATACAATGAGCCGGAAGCCTCCTTGAATCTGATTCCGTGTAGGGTGCTCTAGGACTTCCACGTGCCTATAGGACCAAGTTAAGTAGCTACTTACACACTTAAGATTGCATTTAGGAGACTTTCTTTGTAAGAGGCCAAATTCTTTAAACACTATAAAACTTTGAAACATCAAACCTGTCCAGATTCCTTGATAAAAAAGTCATAATCCCATGGCTTTTATTATATTGACCATTTCTAGACTTGATTCCAAGTCTTTCTTGGTTTACAAGTTGCTTACCTACTAAGGAAAGAAGGTGCCATCCCAGTGAACAGGCTTACTTTTGCCAAGCGATTGTGGCCAGGACCTGGTGAGATCTGGTCAGCCCCAGGTGGGCTACAGGGACCTCTCCCCACAGTTACTGAGTCAGTGACCCTGGACGCCAGGAAAAGATGGGCATGTAGCCTGTGTTGCCGATGCAGTGTGTGCGCGTGATCACCCTGTGGCACTTGGACTGAAATTTGCCCTGCTCTGCAGAGCTGTATTGAATGCACAGCTTGCATTTTTTATCCATCCTCttcttgatgggcatttgggttggtTCCAGTGTGTAGCTAGTGGGAAAAGATTGGCTGTAGGTGTTCTTGGCCATGCCCTCGGTGTGCACCACAGTTATTGCCATGTCAGGTTATGGGAATGTGTGTCTGCTCTAACAGTCaaagccaaactgttttccaggtaGGAGGCATCACTTCACACTGCTAACTGCAGTATGTGGAAGTCCCCACTACAGACAGCATCACCACCACTTGGTGTTGTCAGCCTTTCTAAGTTTTGTGGTCCTGATGAGTGTGTAGTGGAATTTTGTgttggttataatttgcatttccttaagaaCTAAGAAGAtagggaacttttaaaaaatgcattggtCCTATGGATATCATCTtctgtgaagtgtctgttcaattCTCCTATCTACTCTTTACTGAGCTTGTCTCATTTTTTTATGGATCCGAaaggagttctttaaatattctgtatCGGagactgtgttttctttttttaataggtTGTAGTAGGCAGGTAATGTTCCCCAGCCAACGACTTcctgtcctaatccccagaactgGTAAATATGTCACCTTATGTGACCAAAAGGACTTGGcaaatgtgattaaattaagggccTTGAGATGGGGAGGCGGTCCTAGATTCTGCAAAGCCCCGTGCAGTCACAGGAGTCCTTCAAAGCAGAGACCCTTTCCTGGCTGTTCGCGGGGGGGGGTGATGTGACCAAGGAAGTTGTGTCAGAGAGAGGTGATGTCCCTGGCTTTGAagctggaggaaggggccatgagccgAGGAATGCCAgtggcttctagaagctggaaaaggcaagacaaCAGATTCTTTCCTAGAAccccagaaggaaccagccctgctgacgaCTTGCTACGCCCAGGAAGGACTTCAAATTGCCGAACTTCAAGATAACAGgggtctgttgttttaagccaccgaaTTTTTGGTGATGAATTGGCCGCTGCAGTAGGAAACTAATATGCATGTGTCACAAAGTGATTCTGTCCTTCTGTGACTTTCCTTTCATTCTTAAGGTGTTTGATGAACAGCAGTTCTGCAGAAGTCTCACATGAGACGGTGTGGGTGAGAGGGACACACAGACAGCCATCACCCACTGTCCCCCACACCCAGGCATCTTGATCTCTGCAGCCCTGGGTTCAACACGGATAAACAGGCTCAGATTGCAGCAGCTCTTAGCACCTTTCATGGAAGATCCCCAAGAATAGGCCTCCCCTGATCACATGACAGGAAAGTCCTTTTGTCAAAGAAGGGCCACAAGGGCTTGTGTTACGTGGAACACAGTTTGCGAATAAGGCTCTAAGGCCCCTCATGAAATGACCCTCCTCTTCCAGGGGTCATCAGGGACGAGGGTCAGTAACCTCAGGCCCCACACACAGTTCCCTGTTCTGCAGACACAGCCTTGAGACCCGTAAATGACTGTGTCACTGGCCCCATGCTACACGAGATGCAGATACAGACAGGAAGccagggcccagagaggggaggtcCGCAGCCCAGGGTCACGCAGGGACACAGAGCCAGAATGCTGAGGAGGCTCCCTGCTTCCCCACCCGCTCTGCagcccaggctgctctgcccccGAGACCActcaccagcgccgcccccgacAAAGCCTCCCAGGACCAGCTTGTACTTCTCGGCCTCGCCTGCCACCTTGAACGAGCTGTACTTggcaaactggtggttgccctCAAAGTCCACGAGGTCTGCCCGGAGCTCGCTGGTTCCTGGTGGGGAAAGGCTCTAAGGTCCCAGCCCTGAAGGTCCTCCTGCCTCTGGGCAAGGGAAGTGGAGTACTCAGGTAAATTCTTAAGGGATGTCTAACTTGGCGCCCAGGGAAAACTCAACTGAGAATGTACGAAAATCCCATGTTGGTGGGAAGACCTCAGGGATGGCGCCTGTTCCCAAACATCTTCCCTGCTGTTCCATAAGCCATGCCTAAGGCTCCACTATTTGTGTCCATTTGATGGAATGAAGTACGAGtctattttaaaagtcaattatCCGGCACCAGGTTGTTAAGCCTCTAATATACCAGCTGCAGAAAGTGCGTCTGTAGTTCCTTTTGCAAGACTTGGTGGCACATGAGTGGACACCTTCAAGGTTGCTGTGGGGTAGCAGGTGGACAAAAAGAGGACCCACAATTTTTCCATTCCTCTCAGGAGGAACTGAGAATTGGGCCTCTCTCTCGGGGTGAGAGTGGCCACGTGGGGACTGCCACATGACTGTCTGGGGAGAGGCCACGGAGGGCCTATGACCCCAATTTCAAGGAAGGCCTGGCAGATGCATGTGGGCAGAGGGCCACCCACATCCCAGTCGTCTGCTGGCTCCTCTGGGCTCTTAGATACCATTGCCCAGAGCCCGAAGGCAGTGCCCACCACAGCACCCTGCTTCCTCTGATTCTACACTCAGAGTCTAAGAGAGAACATGCCCTGGGCAGTTACAGCCATGACACCTGCTGTCAGAGTTAACCACCTCTGGGTAGAGGAGGGGGCCTTCTGCTCCAGATGGCCCAGGTCTCAGAGTGGGTATGTGGCTTTCAGGATCCCACGACCCCCAGGCCCCGTGCCAGCCTACCCTGGGCGGTCAGGGCGTGGATATGGTCGTTCCCCAGCCAGAACTCCCCCAGCTGACTGCCAAAGCCCCGCTTGTACATGGCCCAGTCCCGGTAGAAGGCCACGGAGCCGTCACTCCTTCTCTGGAAGACCTGCGGGGCCACAAGAGGGCTCAGGACGTAGGACCTCAGCCACGTGGGACCTGCGCTTGTCGTCCTCAGAACGTCATGGGCTCAGTGCCACGGCATGGCCACGGGGGCCTCAGCACAGACCCCAAGGACGGTCAGGATGCCCATGTGGGACGAAGGAGGgaccagaggcccagagaggacagGCAACACACCCACAGCCACACAGCCGGATGGCTTGGGCTCCCTCTGGGCCTTGCCCCAGGCCTGGACTTTCCCTGCCCCCTGGCCACACCCCACATCCTGTCCTCAGTGAAAGGGCTCTGGGCTCTACGAGTGGCCCACagggaacctgaggctcagaggagggaGAGGCCTCCAGAGACTGCCCTCCCACGGGCACGGAGCCTGGTCTGGGAGGTCCCCAGGCAGGGCCCGCCTGTGCCCAGGGACCACACGGCCGTTCCCGAGGTCCCAGGGCTCACGgtccagcccccgccatccgtgTCCATGTCGCACAGCACGGTCAGGGGCTGGCAGTCGGGCATGTAGATGGTGTGCCAGCCGCTCAGGAAGTGTCCCCTGGTGAGCAGCTCCTTGCAGTTCCAGGGTCCTGGGGAGGCAACCGGGAAATGGATGCCTGGAGGGGGAGCCCTGGGCAGGCGGGGCCCTGGGAGGGGCGGGGTGGGAGAAGCAGGGGCAGTGGGCGCCTGCCCATGCAGGGGAGGCCTCCAGGGGGACGGAgacccccactccccacattcAAGGCCACCCAGCTGTGACGGCCCAGCCTGGCTCACCTTCACAGCAGCCTGCGCACAGCTGGACCCCCATCGGGGTCACCGGTCCTGGGAAGTTTCAGGGCGTTTAGTATTTGTGCCCCAATCTCGCACTTTTTATTTGTAGACAGAGAGTATGACTGTGTCATACTAGGGTTTTgtgagttttgccttttctgatttttacaattttttttataaatgaacataaatcagaaaaaaaacaaaagtgaaacgCCCACACTGGTGCAGTAATGTCGTCTTGCCAGTCACCTGGGCTTTGAGCctggctcagaggcccctcagcCCTCCCCGCAGGGACTTGGGTCTGagacacccccccccacccccgggaagGTGCAGGGCATGGCCGAGGCCCCAGGGAAGCCCTCCCCTGCGCGAAGCCCCCCGGGGGCCCCGGGACCGCGGGCCCAGCTCCCCACTCCCTCCGCACACACCCTGCACCCCCGGGTCTCCGGGAGGACAGAGACCATCCGGTCAGCGAGGCGCCCCGCCTCCAGCTCCGGAAGCGTCCAGTGTGGGGCAGGGGGCCCGCGGGCGCGGAGTCACGGGCCTCTGGTCCTGGCACTGCAGGCGCGTCGCTGTGTTGGGTTACAGAGGTTTCAGAGCGCCAGGGTCTCGGTGGGGGGAAGGCGGCTCTGGGGTCTGGGATTCTCCCCCGGGACCCAGGGCTCAGTTCATGGCCTTCCTCAGGGCCCTTTGGGAACGGGAACTGTGACAGGGGCTTCTCGTCCGTTCGCCGGCgctctgcccctcccctgccctcccctcccctcccctccccttcccctcctcaccccccatctctccctctctctttctgtctctgtagatctCATTTCTCTGTGGACAGACTCTGGGTCCCACCGGGGCTGTTTGTTCTTTACCACGTTGTCACCTTTGGGCCCAGGCGGTCCTGCCTTTCCAAGGGCTCCTGGGGCTCCAAGGGAACCTCGTTCTCCTGAAAAATTCCAGAGACACCTCGTCAAGAAGAAGACAACCTAAACAGTTCTGCTCAGGAATCTTTGCCCCGACCAGCAATGTCCACCACATCCCAGGTAGCGACAGTGACGCCGAGTGGCTGCCCAGGACTCGGTCTGGTGGAGTCTGTGGACAGTGCTGACAGGTGCAGACCAGGCGGGCTCCCCaagcccaggccccagggcaggGCATGTGGCCGAGCCCTGCTTGCCCTCGGGACACCACGTGGGCTCCAGCCTCCGCAGACCTCACGCCGCCCTCCCACAGCGCTTCGGCCTGGAACAAGCAACGTGTCCTCCAAGACCCTGTCACACAGGTCCCGGGAGATGGCGAGCCTCTGGCCAGTGGGTCTCAGAGGGGGGAGCTGGCCCTGCGCTGTGCCTGATGCCCTGGCCACAGGAGAGGTCAGGGTGCACTTATGAGCCCCTCCCTGTCGGTTCTGACTCTATCCCCAGAGAGGTGTCAGGAACCCGTGGCCTCCCAGGCACACATTACCAATGTTAGCAGCGGGCTGGGACCCCCGTGGGCCCCAGAGCATCCCCTCCCATCCCTGCAGCCATCCTGAGGGTGGGTCAGAGGCTGAGGGACGGTGGGACGGAGGGGCGGGGCTGGCCCGCCTGCGGCAGGTCAACCACAGGCACAGGTGACTTGCCTCCCCCACACCCACAGGGAAGAACTGCCCCTGGCCAGGGCCCCCCAGCCAG is a window of Manis pentadactyla isolate mManPen7 chromosome 3, mManPen7.hap1, whole genome shotgun sequence DNA encoding:
- the LOC118920343 gene encoding ficolin-1-like, producing the protein MGASSRSKPEDRGLSGVAGALGPGRLLLLLVPQMLAVQAADPCPAPAGRSHLRGQEVTTVADPSAGWPCRAFRPGTSRVTGTLCFSADVKVVGLDGADKLTVLRGCPGLPGAAGPKGEAGAGGGRAGQLRGQPVALRKDSHVLAPPLPSGLAWFGSPKLVYGRCAPKTSTRENEVPLEPQEPLERQDRLGPKAPTAPASPTPPLPGPRLPRAPPPGIHFPVASPGPWNCKELLTRGHFLSGWHTIYMPDCQPLTVLCDMDTDGGGWTVFQRRSDGSVAFYRDWAMYKRGFGSQLGEFWLGNDHIHALTAQGTSELRADLVDFEGNHQFAKYSSFKVAGEAEKYKLVLGGFVGGGAGLQRSRCLGVGDSG